A window of the Emys orbicularis isolate rEmyOrb1 chromosome 1, rEmyOrb1.hap1, whole genome shotgun sequence genome harbors these coding sequences:
- the KCTD14 gene encoding BTB/POZ domain-containing protein KCTD14 — protein sequence MSISSEHRSLGKQVTSSLQTLSPIVELNIGGEVYTTTLSTLRKHPGSKLADMFTGQPKLRTDTEGRFFIDRPGTYFKYILEYLRSNQVPTQCIQDVYKEALFYDIEPLVKQLEDSPQIFGEVVARKQFLARVPNYSENIELMIRIARAEAVASRQSSVMVCVVRTEEDAAKCHDALNSLDMDKKSVVKFGPWKATPSISDLLDCIKMDIEAKGYKISFQPHVTEKGFRFKSYDFFYKFLFTWW from the exons ATGAGCATTTCATCAGAGCACCGATCCCTTGGGAAACAAGTCACGAGCAGTCTACAAACG CTGTCACCGATCGTGGAGTTAAACATTGGCGGGGAGGTGTACACAACAACGCTAAGCACCCTGAGGAAACACCCTGGCTCCAAGCTGGCAGACATGTTTACTGGCCAGCCCAAGCTCAGGACAGACACAGAGGGGAGGTTCTTCATTGACAGGCCAGGCACCTATTTTAAGTACATCTTGGAATACCTCCGCAGTAACCAGGTGCCCACCCAGTGCATCCAGGACGTGTACAAAGAGGCATTGTTCTATGACATCGAGCCTCTGGTCAAGCAGCTGGAGGACTCCCCTCAGATTTTTGGGGAGGTGGTGGCAAGGAAGCAGTTTCTGGCCCGTGTGCCCAACTACAGCGAGAACATTGAGCTGATGATTCGCATCGCCAGGGCAGAGGCGGTAGCATCCCGCCAGTCCAGCGTCATGGTGTGTGTGGTCAGGACCGAGGAGGATGCAGCCAAGTGTCACGACGCCCTGAATAGCTTGGACATGGATAAGAAATCGGTGGTGAAGTTTGGCCCCTGGAAGGCGACGCCGAGCATTTCTGACCTTTTGGATTGCATTAAAATGGACATTGAAGCCAAAGGATACAAGATTTCCTTCCAGCCCCACGTCACAGAGAAAGGCTTCCGGTTCAAATCCTACGACTTCTTCTACAAATTTCTGTTCACCTGGTGGTAG